Within Bacillus sp. FJAT-45350, the genomic segment GACCTTTTAGTTATAGGAGGCCTTGGACAAGTGAAGAAGATGATTTAGTCCTGGCTAGTGTAGAACAAGGATATACACACCAGGAAATATCAGATTCTTTGAATGGGAGAACTAAAAACGCTGTAACAAGACGTTTGCAACAATTAAGAAAGCAAGGGTGATACCATGCTTAATTACAAAGAGCAGCTGAAACTCATCGAACATGGCAGGAACCTTGAAAAGAATTCATATGTTGAAGAATTGGAAAAGATATTTAAGAGTCTAGCTAATCGCAAAGGTATTGGTGAAAAGACTATGCAAATAATCTATGAAGAGTTTGGAGTTGAATGGCAAGATGATAAATAAACTATGTGAGCAAGCTTATAAAACTGCTAAATCAAAAGGATGGCACGATGAGGAAAGGGAAACTGGTACTATATTAGCGCTAATTCATTCGGAGGTAAGCGAAGCACTAGAAGCTGATCGTAAAGGTGAACAAGAAAATTTTGCTGAGGAATTAGCTGATGTTTGTATAAGAATTTTTGATTTGTGCGGAGCTAGAGGTATTGATTTAGAGCTTGCCATTAGTAAGAAGATGGAACGAAATAAAGGTAGGTCATACAAGCATGGTGGAAAAGCTTATTAAATAATAAGGGTGGTGTAATCAATGACAAATGAACAAACATCATCTATGAAAGAACAACAAGAGCAAATAGCCTGGCAAAAACGAGTGATTCGTGAGGAATATGTAAATACAGAGAAGGAGCAAG encodes:
- a CDS encoding SANT/Myb-like DNA-binding domain-containing protein, coding for MPKKKKYWFHYCRECEIDFLVAAKVQGMVSCPKCGDGFYTEKVRSIWLERPFSYRRPWTSEEDDLVLASVEQGYTHQEISDSLNGRTKNAVTRRLQQLRKQG
- a CDS encoding MazG nucleotide pyrophosphohydrolase domain-containing protein, whose translation is MINKLCEQAYKTAKSKGWHDEERETGTILALIHSEVSEALEADRKGEQENFAEELADVCIRIFDLCGARGIDLELAISKKMERNKGRSYKHGGKAY